One Bacteroidota bacterium DNA segment encodes these proteins:
- a CDS encoding transglutaminase domain-containing protein — MKKILLALTAVLALTVARGQTANEKFQKFLDNQDSLVNLAYQKHDGKMYEKLNEKFLIEYNKLPDSDKKAFATALNGRYYDICCTFSLTNDKPNALKYFKKAIEVGFIDYAHIKQDSDLDNIRNEKEFKDQLEKLKNIGDYLYILKKADKYNLADNRPLPKFTYQSKDNPNLIALRKGFKLDSIAGQGSEVFKIINLLHWIHYLIPHDGNHPNPEVKNAMSMIAECKRDSRGLNCRGLATVLNECYLSLGIKSRIVTCSPKDSLKIDSDCHVINMVYSDSLKKWLWIDPTNDAYVMNEKGELLSIEEVRERVINDKPLILNPDANWNRKTSATKQEYLYHYMAKNLYMFDCPVNSEYNMETRGEGKNLSYIQLLPLDYFAQSQDKVENKHENANTISTTYKTNNPKLFWTAP; from the coding sequence ATGAAAAAAATTCTTCTCGCCTTGACAGCCGTTCTCGCGCTGACAGTTGCGCGCGGTCAGACAGCAAATGAGAAATTTCAAAAGTTTCTAGACAATCAAGACAGTTTAGTGAATCTTGCTTATCAAAAGCATGATGGAAAAATGTATGAAAAACTAAATGAAAAATTTTTAATTGAATACAACAAACTTCCCGACAGTGACAAAAAAGCATTTGCTACTGCATTGAATGGAAGATATTATGACATCTGTTGTACTTTTTCACTTACCAACGACAAACCAAATGCTTTGAAATATTTTAAGAAAGCCATTGAAGTAGGTTTCATTGACTATGCTCACATAAAACAGGACAGCGACTTAGACAACATTAGAAATGAAAAAGAATTTAAAGACCAGTTAGAAAAGTTAAAAAATATCGGAGATTATCTTTACATTCTGAAAAAAGCAGACAAATATAATCTTGCCGACAACAGACCGCTTCCAAAATTTACTTATCAATCAAAAGACAATCCCAATCTAATTGCTTTGCGAAAAGGGTTCAAACTTGACAGCATCGCAGGACAAGGAAGCGAAGTTTTTAAAATCATTAATCTTCTACATTGGATACATTATTTAATTCCGCATGACGGCAATCATCCAAACCCAGAAGTAAAAAATGCAATGAGTATGATTGCCGAGTGCAAGCGGGACAGCAGAGGATTAAATTGTAGAGGTCTCGCGACAGTTTTGAATGAGTGTTATTTATCATTAGGAATTAAATCAAGGATTGTTACCTGCTCTCCAAAAGACAGTTTGAAAATAGACAGCGACTGCCATGTAATAAACATGGTTTATTCCGACAGTTTAAAAAAATGGTTATGGATTGACCCAACAAATGACGCTTATGTAATGAATGAAAAAGGAGAATTGCTAAGCATTGAAGAAGTGAGGGAAAGAGTAATCAATGATAAACCTCTTATCTTAAATCCTGACGCAAATTGGAACAGAAAAACATCTGCAACTAAACAAGAATATTTATATCACTACATGGCAAAAAATCTTTACATGTTTGACTGCCCCGTAAACAGTGAATACAACATGGAGACAAGAGGGGAAGGAAAAAATTTATCTTACATACAACTTCTGCCGTTGGACTATTTCGCGCAATCACAAGACAAAGTAGAAAACAAACATGAAAATGCTAACACCATCTCGACAACTTACAAGACAAACAACCCAAAACTATTTTGGACAGCACCGTAA
- a CDS encoding tetratricopeptide repeat protein, producing the protein MNYKNKPKDQSDANVNEWNEAYHPNLKPMYGKAPRTKEQISADKEYVDAMLKIHGDKYKAAKNAARDGWYYFFHETMDTAMFRFNQCWLIDSTYAESYFGFAAIREYQGLRNDAETFYQMAYKTDKSDTLSKHCLYTIANIKEKQKDTLGLIKAFQRAYNKFPNDGIATGKLGFFYSAINKPDSALKYYNITVDLDPEYEQTYINRGWYYFQNKKLKEALKDFTTAIEKNNKSISAYANRALVLMEDKQYPAAISDIRQCIIFDPKYPNFHSGLAECYFQLNQKDKGCEELNIGIQKGGQFSELQRQHHCK; encoded by the coding sequence ATGAATTATAAAAACAAACCAAAGGATCAGTCTGACGCAAATGTTAATGAGTGGAACGAAGCCTATCATCCTAATTTAAAACCTATGTATGGTAAAGCCCCAAGGACAAAAGAGCAAATCTCAGCAGACAAAGAATATGTAGACGCTATGCTAAAAATTCATGGTGACAAATACAAGGCGGCAAAAAATGCAGCAAGAGATGGTTGGTATTATTTCTTTCACGAGACAATGGATACAGCCATGTTTCGCTTTAATCAATGTTGGTTAATTGACAGCACTTACGCAGAAAGTTATTTTGGATTTGCAGCAATAAGAGAATATCAAGGTTTAAGAAATGACGCAGAAACATTTTATCAGATGGCTTATAAGACAGATAAGTCCGACACTTTATCAAAACATTGTTTATATACGATTGCCAACATAAAAGAAAAACAAAAAGACACGCTTGGGTTAATTAAAGCCTTCCAACGTGCGTACAATAAATTTCCTAACGATGGAATCGCAACGGGAAAATTAGGTTTCTTCTATTCTGCAATCAATAAACCCGACAGCGCATTAAAATATTACAACATCACCGTTGACCTTGACCCAGAATACGAACAAACATACATCAATAGAGGTTGGTATTATTTTCAAAATAAAAAATTAAAAGAAGCATTAAAAGATTTTACAACAGCCATTGAAAAAAACAATAAATCAATAAGTGCTTATGCAAATCGCGCTTTAGTACTTATGGAGGACAAGCAATATCCAGCAGCAATCTCTGACATTAGACAATGTATCATTTTCGACCCGAAATATCCAAACTTTCATAGTGGATTAGCGGAATGTTACTTTCAATTAAATCAAAAGGACAAAGGATGTGAAGAACTTAATATCGGCATTCAAAAAGGCGGACAGTTTTCCGAACTACAAAGACAACATCATTGCAAGTAA